One window of the Chryseobacterium camelliae genome contains the following:
- a CDS encoding glyoxalase, which yields MISKSDLRIPLSIPINEASTQAERFQNQVLRPILKLQNDLYIGLFSNYASRQIPAFSSLTTEKKHLLIEQSLQKDTVLKNTLIGISIGMLTGEELETYISDSKTFNKRIVAMITERIKSQVK from the coding sequence ATGATCAGCAAATCAGATTTAAGAATTCCTCTGTCCATACCCATTAATGAAGCAAGCACGCAGGCAGAACGTTTCCAGAACCAGGTCCTGCGGCCCATACTGAAACTTCAGAATGACCTTTATATAGGCCTGTTCTCAAACTATGCATCCCGGCAGATCCCTGCGTTCAGCTCGCTCACTACGGAAAAGAAACATCTCCTGATTGAACAAAGCCTGCAAAAAGACACGGTGCTGAAAAACACCCTGATCGGAATCAGTATCGGCATGCTGACCGGCGAGGAACTGGAAACCTATATTTCCGACAGTAAAACCTTCAACAAGAGAATCGTGGCTATGATTACAGAGAGGATCAAGAGCCAGGTGAAATAA
- a CDS encoding DNA-3-methyladenine glycosylase I: MSYCSAIETMQPESRKALHKKYHDHHYGFPIHDDNELFGRLVMEINQAGLSWETILKKEEGFREAYHNFDIQKVAAYTEDDRERLLNDSGIIRNRLKVNAAIENAKTIMALQEEFGSFGQWLDHHHPKTLPEWMKLFKKTFKFTGGEIVNEFLMSTGYLKGCHDESCPVYHEVLKQKPKWADV; the protein is encoded by the coding sequence ATGAGTTATTGTTCAGCCATAGAAACGATGCAGCCTGAAAGCAGAAAAGCACTTCATAAAAAGTACCACGACCATCATTACGGATTCCCGATCCATGACGATAATGAACTGTTCGGCAGATTGGTGATGGAGATCAACCAGGCCGGACTGAGCTGGGAAACAATTTTAAAGAAAGAGGAAGGTTTCAGGGAAGCGTATCACAATTTTGATATTCAGAAAGTAGCTGCTTACACAGAGGATGACCGTGAACGGCTATTGAATGATTCCGGGATTATCAGGAACAGGCTGAAAGTGAATGCGGCTATCGAAAATGCCAAAACCATTATGGCATTACAGGAAGAATTCGGTTCCTTCGGTCAGTGGCTTGATCACCATCACCCAAAAACGCTGCCGGAATGGATGAAACTGTTTAAAAAGACCTTTAAATTTACCGGCGGGGAAATTGTCAATGAATTTCTGATGAGCACCGGCTACCTGAAAGGGTGCCATGATGAAAGCTGCCCGGTCTATCATGAGGTCTTAAAGCAGAAGCCTAAATGGGCAGATGTGTAA
- a CDS encoding NAD(P)H-dependent oxidoreductase, whose translation MKTLIIVIHPNMETSVINKRWVEVLNQFPEKYTVYELYKAYPDGKFDVEKEQKLIEAYDTIIFQFPFYWFSSPPLLKKWFDEVLLYGWAYGSSSGFKMKGKKIALAISAGIDDKDFSATGRYKYTMKELLRPFELTFDYVKADYRGPFVYYGLEQDPSSEHVEASIPLYLDYIDKL comes from the coding sequence ATGAAAACATTGATCATTGTTATCCACCCCAATATGGAGACTTCTGTTATTAATAAAAGATGGGTTGAAGTACTGAACCAGTTCCCGGAGAAATATACAGTGTATGAATTATATAAAGCCTATCCGGACGGAAAGTTTGATGTAGAAAAAGAACAGAAATTAATTGAAGCCTATGATACAATCATATTTCAGTTTCCGTTCTATTGGTTCAGCAGCCCGCCGTTACTGAAAAAATGGTTTGACGAGGTACTTCTGTACGGCTGGGCTTACGGAAGCAGCAGTGGCTTCAAAATGAAAGGAAAGAAAATCGCATTAGCAATATCTGCCGGGATTGACGATAAGGATTTCAGTGCCACAGGAAGATACAAATATACAATGAAAGAGCTGCTCAGGCCCTTTGAACTTACCTTTGACTATGTAAAAGCCGATTACCGCGGGCCGTTTGTCTATTATGGTCTGGAACAGGACCCTTCATCAGAACATGTTGAAGCGAGCATTCCTCTGTATCTGGATTATATTGACAAATTATAG
- a CDS encoding winged helix-turn-helix transcriptional regulator yields the protein MTKIKETSTTFANKKALTEECPELYASRLIGGQWSLAICSYLINGKLRFGELRKSLGNITERMLTLQLRRLEEDNIVTRTVYAEVPPRVEYELTEIGYKLKPVIEELDKWGTMHKASLKDVSI from the coding sequence ATGACTAAAATAAAAGAGACATCAACAACTTTTGCCAATAAGAAAGCCCTTACGGAAGAGTGTCCTGAATTGTATGCCTCAAGGCTTATTGGCGGACAGTGGTCGCTTGCGATCTGCAGCTACCTTATCAACGGAAAATTAAGGTTCGGGGAGCTGAGGAAAAGCCTGGGAAATATAACCGAGCGAATGCTCACGCTTCAATTAAGGCGGCTTGAAGAAGATAACATTGTCACACGAACGGTTTATGCGGAAGTTCCTCCCAGAGTTGAATATGAACTGACGGAAATCGGCTATAAATTAAAACCGGTTATAGAAGAACTGGACAAATGGGGAACCATGCATAAGGCCAGCCTTAAAGACGTTTCCATTTAA
- a CDS encoding DHA2 family efflux MFS transporter permease subunit: protein MQDSLVEYGARRVIITITAILCALLEIVDSTIVNVALNEMKGNLGATLSEVGWVITAYAIGNVIIVPMTSWLSQQFGRRNYFAASIIIFTVFSFLCGNATNIWELVFFRLMQGIGGGALLVTSQTIITESYPVEKRSMAQAIYGLGVIIGPTLGPPLGGYIVDNYSWPYIFYINIPIGIAATLMTLQFVRSPKYAEKRKVSDVDWIGIALLAATVGSLQFILERGHEEDWFESGMIIAFTATAVIGFILFLWRELTFKYPIVELRVLKNGNLRIGTVMSFVLGFGLYGSTFIVPLYTQSILGWTALQSGALMIPAALTTAFMMPIIGKLLTKGAKQQILVALGLFIFFIYSFWGYKILTPDTGKDAFFWMLIVRGAGLGLLFIPITSLSLSTLKGQEIGQGAAFTGMMRQLGGSFGIAAITTFIANESQKHRVNLISHLDENSFDVQQRLNGLKASFIAKGMSPDAAMSAAYKILDLSVTKQATVLSYMDVFLYLGLVFLICIPFILFIKERKSKEKIDLSNVH from the coding sequence ATGCAGGATTCATTAGTAGAATATGGAGCCAGGAGGGTAATCATTACGATTACCGCTATTCTGTGTGCTTTGCTTGAAATTGTAGACTCTACCATCGTGAATGTGGCGCTGAATGAGATGAAAGGGAACCTTGGGGCTACACTTTCCGAAGTGGGATGGGTGATTACTGCCTATGCCATCGGTAACGTAATCATTGTACCGATGACGAGCTGGCTGTCGCAGCAGTTCGGGAGAAGGAACTATTTTGCGGCTTCCATCATCATCTTTACCGTCTTCTCATTTCTCTGCGGAAATGCCACCAACATTTGGGAACTGGTATTTTTCAGGCTGATGCAGGGAATCGGAGGGGGAGCCCTTCTGGTGACTTCACAAACCATCATCACGGAATCTTATCCGGTTGAAAAGAGAAGTATGGCCCAGGCTATTTACGGTTTGGGTGTAATCATCGGCCCTACATTAGGTCCGCCCTTAGGAGGATATATTGTGGATAACTACAGCTGGCCGTACATTTTCTATATTAACATCCCGATCGGGATTGCAGCTACCTTAATGACGCTCCAGTTTGTGAGGAGTCCGAAGTATGCTGAGAAACGTAAAGTATCAGATGTAGACTGGATCGGGATTGCTTTGCTGGCAGCTACCGTAGGTTCTTTACAGTTTATCCTGGAAAGAGGCCATGAGGAAGACTGGTTCGAAAGCGGGATGATTATCGCCTTCACGGCAACGGCAGTCATCGGGTTTATTCTCTTCCTGTGGCGGGAGCTTACCTTTAAATATCCCATTGTGGAGCTGAGGGTACTCAAAAACGGGAATCTCCGGATCGGTACCGTAATGTCCTTTGTGCTTGGGTTCGGGTTGTATGGCTCCACGTTTATTGTTCCGCTTTATACCCAGAGTATTCTGGGTTGGACAGCCTTACAGTCGGGGGCGTTGATGATTCCGGCGGCGTTGACCACCGCTTTCATGATGCCGATTATCGGAAAGCTGCTTACTAAAGGAGCAAAACAGCAGATCCTGGTGGCGCTTGGGCTTTTCATATTCTTTATTTACAGCTTCTGGGGATATAAAATTCTCACCCCGGATACCGGTAAGGATGCTTTTTTCTGGATGCTGATCGTACGGGGAGCCGGATTAGGCTTATTGTTCATCCCGATTACCTCGCTGTCACTGAGTACGCTGAAAGGACAGGAAATCGGACAGGGAGCTGCTTTTACCGGAATGATGAGGCAGCTGGGAGGTTCATTCGGTATTGCCGCGATCACTACCTTTATAGCCAATGAAAGCCAGAAGCACAGGGTCAACCTGATTTCCCATCTGGATGAGAACAGCTTTGATGTGCAGCAACGGCTGAACGGACTGAAAGCAAGCTTTATCGCAAAAGGCATGTCACCGGATGCAGCCATGAGTGCTGCTTACAAAATTCTGGATTTATCCGTAACCAAACAGGCGACCGTGCTTTCCTATATGGATGTGTTCCTGTACCTGGGACTGGTATTCCTGATCTGTATTCCGTTTATCCTGTTCATTAAGGAAAGGAAAAGCAAGGAAAAGATAGATCTCAGCAACGTACATTAA
- a CDS encoding HlyD family secretion protein produces the protein MENNTTPSAEPKKKKSLVFPIILAVVLIGGGIYGYNTYTYRQSHEETDDAQITSNMAPVISKISGYVTEVKVKDNQFVKKGDTLVVLDSRDQKIALQQAEAALATAKSNISNAQASTTATSKNIGSSQAAVTTANAQIEAAKVNVWKTSQDLKRYANLVKDHSITEQQYEQALAAKQTADKQLQVLIDQRNQIAQQTNIASSQTAASSQQISVAGSVAKQREVDVENAKLNLSYTVILAPEDGYVGKVPIQAGQYLQAGAQLFALVKDDQKWVVANFKETQVDKMVEGQKVKVEIDAFPDQEFDGVVSSFSPATGATFSILPPDNASGNFVKVVQRLPVKIDFVNLDKNIAKRLRTGMNVKVEVSLK, from the coding sequence ATGGAAAATAATACTACACCATCAGCGGAACCAAAAAAGAAAAAAAGCCTGGTTTTCCCTATTATCCTGGCGGTTGTTTTAATCGGAGGAGGAATCTACGGGTACAATACCTATACATACAGACAGTCTCATGAAGAAACGGATGATGCACAGATCACGTCCAATATGGCACCCGTAATCTCTAAAATATCGGGCTATGTAACCGAAGTGAAAGTAAAAGATAACCAGTTTGTAAAAAAAGGGGACACCTTGGTGGTCCTGGACAGCAGGGACCAGAAAATAGCGCTGCAACAGGCTGAAGCAGCACTCGCAACCGCTAAGAGCAATATTTCCAATGCTCAGGCATCTACTACAGCGACTTCCAAGAACATAGGTTCTTCCCAGGCAGCGGTGACGACAGCCAACGCACAGATTGAAGCTGCTAAAGTCAACGTATGGAAAACTAGTCAGGATCTGAAAAGATACGCCAACCTGGTAAAAGACCATTCCATCACTGAGCAGCAGTATGAGCAGGCTTTAGCAGCAAAACAGACTGCAGATAAGCAGCTTCAGGTGTTAATTGATCAGAGAAACCAGATTGCACAACAGACCAATATCGCGTCTTCACAGACCGCAGCAAGCTCACAGCAGATCAGCGTGGCTGGTTCAGTGGCCAAGCAGCGTGAAGTAGATGTGGAAAATGCTAAATTAAACCTTTCGTACACGGTTATCCTTGCTCCTGAAGACGGTTACGTTGGAAAAGTGCCAATCCAGGCCGGACAATACCTGCAGGCCGGAGCACAGCTATTTGCTTTGGTTAAAGACGACCAGAAATGGGTAGTGGCTAACTTTAAGGAAACCCAGGTGGATAAAATGGTGGAAGGCCAGAAAGTGAAAGTGGAGATTGATGCTTTCCCCGATCAGGAATTTGATGGAGTGGTAAGCTCGTTTTCTCCGGCAACCGGAGCCACATTCTCTATTCTTCCTCCCGATAATGCCAGCGGTAACTTCGTAAAGGTGGTGCAAAGGCTTCCTGTGAAGATTGACTTTGTGAACCTTGACAAAAATATCGCCAAAAGGCTGAGAACCGGGATGAACGTGAAAGTGGAGGTTTCTCTTAAATAG
- a CDS encoding TolC family protein → MKKINNSVIALALFVGFANINAQEKRTLTLDEAVQLGIQNSKSLKIDAAKIEEATADLLEAKNRQLPELKVSGSYMYLPLKPNINIKLPGVAGGGPEVHQVAYGSANLSIPIYSGGRIKYGIESAKYLVEASKLNTENDKTAIAYNVAQAYNNLFKANQAIRVLEENLTASQQRDETFLKLENNGVIARNDRLKANLQTSNIELQLLEAKNNYNIANINMDLLLGIPETTEIEVDQNYIEEGEDMKPVDYYISTARENRKDLQALDKQRQAAALGTKSAKAENLPSIAFTGGYVAADIPKFLTIYNAVNVGVGISYNLSNIWKENSSLKQSKAREMQLAATNELLNDNIKLDVNREYQNTDYSKKRIAVFEKSAEQANENYRITKNKYDNGLATMTELLDADAAQIAANVGVINAKADAALAYRKLLQTTGTLTNK, encoded by the coding sequence ATGAAGAAAATAAATAACTCCGTTATTGCACTGGCCCTGTTCGTGGGCTTCGCAAACATAAATGCCCAGGAGAAAAGGACCCTTACCCTTGATGAAGCCGTACAGCTGGGTATCCAGAACAGCAAAAGCCTGAAAATCGATGCCGCAAAAATCGAAGAGGCTACCGCCGACCTTCTGGAGGCCAAAAACAGGCAGTTACCGGAACTTAAAGTATCCGGAAGTTACATGTACCTCCCTCTGAAGCCCAACATCAATATTAAACTTCCCGGGGTAGCCGGCGGCGGTCCTGAAGTCCATCAGGTAGCCTACGGATCGGCCAACCTCAGTATTCCGATCTACAGCGGCGGGAGAATAAAATATGGGATTGAATCAGCAAAATATCTCGTAGAAGCTTCCAAACTCAATACAGAAAATGATAAAACCGCTATTGCCTATAATGTAGCGCAGGCGTATAACAACCTTTTCAAGGCCAATCAGGCGATCAGGGTACTGGAAGAAAACCTTACGGCCTCCCAGCAGAGGGATGAGACTTTCCTGAAGCTTGAAAACAACGGTGTTATCGCAAGGAATGACCGTTTGAAAGCCAATCTCCAGACATCCAATATTGAGCTCCAGCTGCTGGAAGCCAAAAACAACTACAATATTGCCAACATCAATATGGACCTGTTGCTGGGAATTCCGGAAACCACGGAAATAGAGGTGGACCAGAATTATATTGAGGAAGGGGAAGATATGAAACCTGTGGATTATTACATCAGTACCGCCAGGGAAAACCGTAAAGACCTTCAGGCGCTGGATAAACAGAGACAGGCGGCTGCACTCGGGACAAAATCCGCTAAAGCGGAAAACCTGCCTTCCATTGCTTTTACCGGAGGATATGTGGCCGCAGATATTCCTAAGTTTTTAACCATTTATAATGCGGTGAACGTTGGTGTCGGGATCTCATACAACCTGTCCAATATCTGGAAGGAAAACTCTTCATTGAAACAGTCTAAAGCCCGTGAAATGCAGCTCGCTGCCACTAATGAACTGCTTAATGATAACATCAAGCTTGATGTCAACAGGGAGTACCAGAATACAGACTATTCTAAAAAGAGGATTGCCGTTTTCGAGAAATCTGCAGAGCAGGCCAATGAGAATTACAGGATTACCAAAAACAAATATGACAACGGCCTTGCGACAATGACCGAACTGCTGGATGCAGACGCAGCACAGATCGCCGCCAATGTAGGCGTAATCAATGCGAAAGCAGATGCAGCACTGGCCTATAGAAAATTATTACAGACAACAGGAACTTTAACAAATAAATAA
- a CDS encoding TetR/AcrR family transcriptional regulator yields the protein MISKEENILFAAESLFAEKGFEGTSTREIAKAANVNISMISYYFGSKEKLYEKLVEYRMNEGQFLSKDIMDRTDINEWVKIEKLVDQFTERVKVHKCFYRIMQREQLHTKSLQIIEFLKQTKLGFIGLYSQILEAGLKSGVFTKRPPIYLLHSTVSGTLFYASNAKEMYKEFLNNTDDEDVFDEEYYSELNTHIKYILKDLLGYEENK from the coding sequence ATGATATCAAAAGAAGAGAATATTTTATTTGCTGCTGAAAGCCTTTTTGCGGAAAAAGGGTTTGAAGGAACTTCCACTCGCGAAATAGCCAAAGCAGCCAATGTAAACATCTCTATGATTTCCTATTATTTCGGTTCTAAAGAAAAGCTGTATGAAAAGCTGGTGGAGTACAGGATGAATGAAGGCCAGTTCCTTTCGAAGGATATTATGGACAGGACCGATATCAATGAATGGGTAAAAATAGAGAAGCTGGTCGATCAGTTTACAGAAAGGGTAAAAGTACACAAATGTTTTTACAGGATCATGCAGCGGGAACAGCTCCATACCAAAAGCCTGCAGATCATAGAGTTTCTGAAACAGACCAAACTGGGATTTATCGGGCTGTATTCGCAGATCCTGGAAGCCGGACTGAAGAGTGGGGTATTTACCAAAAGGCCTCCTATTTATCTGTTGCATTCTACCGTAAGCGGAACCCTGTTTTATGCCTCCAATGCCAAGGAGATGTACAAGGAATTTTTAAACAATACTGATGATGAAGATGTTTTTGATGAAGAATATTACAGCGAGCTCAATACACACATTAAATACATATTAAAAGACCTTTTAGGTTATGAAGAAAATAAATAA
- a CDS encoding ATP-binding protein, with translation MNWEHIAGQENLKKLLRDSIDENRVSHAQLFVGKEGYGTFPLALAYAREILQREHGHAASKVDHLNHLDLHFSFPVYTDGKNSLSKNKFESFRDMMISSPYSSYDDWTAFLDSENKQLFISADEVDDQNQKFALKSFEGGTKILIVWRADKMNVAAANKFLKFLEEPPAKTVIILTAESSNDILPTILSRTQIVEVPRITDEDLEQYLARHHAVTSEKAKEIIHEAQGNLNDALKLLRSGSKNEEFERLFVQWVRDAFQVKKKPQQLRSIITWARDIAGWNREKQKNFLDYCSEIFRLALLQNYQSENLVYKKINANGFNWPGFSKFISGANIESILEEINTADLHLTRNGNPKIVWTDLGIKLSRYIHKSTP, from the coding sequence ATGAATTGGGAGCACATTGCCGGACAGGAGAATCTGAAAAAACTTCTCCGGGACAGTATCGATGAAAACAGGGTGAGCCATGCCCAGCTTTTTGTGGGAAAAGAGGGATACGGAACCTTTCCTCTGGCGCTAGCCTATGCCAGGGAAATCCTGCAGCGGGAGCATGGGCATGCCGCTTCAAAAGTAGACCACCTTAACCACCTGGACCTGCATTTCAGCTTTCCGGTATATACAGATGGTAAAAATTCCTTAAGCAAAAATAAGTTCGAGTCTTTCAGGGATATGATGATCAGCTCTCCGTATTCGAGTTATGACGATTGGACGGCTTTCCTGGATTCGGAAAACAAGCAGCTGTTTATTTCAGCCGATGAAGTGGATGACCAGAACCAGAAATTCGCCCTGAAAAGCTTTGAAGGCGGCACCAAAATCCTGATTGTATGGCGGGCGGATAAAATGAACGTCGCTGCAGCCAATAAATTCCTGAAGTTTCTTGAGGAACCGCCTGCCAAAACCGTCATTATCCTTACCGCGGAAAGCAGCAATGACATCCTCCCGACCATCCTTTCGCGGACACAGATTGTAGAAGTACCCAGGATTACCGATGAGGATCTTGAACAGTACCTGGCCCGCCATCATGCGGTTACTTCGGAAAAGGCAAAAGAAATCATCCATGAAGCCCAGGGAAACCTGAACGATGCCCTTAAACTGCTGCGTTCAGGAAGTAAAAATGAAGAATTCGAACGGCTGTTTGTCCAGTGGGTGCGCGATGCATTCCAGGTCAAGAAGAAGCCGCAACAGCTCAGGAGCATTATCACGTGGGCACGGGATATTGCAGGATGGAACCGTGAAAAGCAGAAGAATTTCCTCGATTACTGTTCGGAAATCTTCAGGCTGGCCCTGCTTCAGAATTACCAGTCGGAAAACCTGGTGTACAAAAAAATCAATGCCAACGGTTTCAACTGGCCCGGATTTTCAAAATTCATCAGCGGAGCGAATATTGAAAGTATTTTAGAAGAAATCAATACGGCAGACCTGCATCTTACCCGTAACGGGAACCCCAAGATTGTCTGGACGGACCTGGGAATAAAGCTGTCCCGGTACATTCACAAAAGTACGCCATAA
- the lptC gene encoding LPS export ABC transporter periplasmic protein LptC: protein MEFLRNIFIKKNIAYLFSCAIFFMTMSCEEDLTKSKDNQSRNFPSEIIHNAHITKRDSGFVTMKAIAPIIEKYELIDSPYIVAKKGIDIEFFDKKKPKVPGKITAKYARIFEYKKFYEAKGNVRITTNEGQRFAMQSVYWDQKKNRIYTHDTVFVTMEDGSTLVGAKGMTAKDDFSEYTFFDNTGDFSSKQLSESKR, encoded by the coding sequence ATGGAATTCTTGAGAAACATATTCATTAAAAAAAATATAGCATACCTTTTCAGTTGTGCTATATTTTTTATGACCATGTCCTGTGAGGAAGACCTTACCAAATCCAAAGATAACCAGAGCCGGAACTTCCCGTCAGAAATCATCCATAATGCCCATATCACCAAGAGGGATTCAGGATTTGTCACGATGAAAGCCATTGCTCCCATCATAGAAAAATATGAGCTGATAGACAGTCCGTATATCGTGGCTAAAAAAGGGATTGACATTGAGTTTTTCGATAAGAAGAAACCAAAAGTCCCGGGAAAGATCACTGCAAAATATGCCCGCATCTTTGAATACAAAAAATTCTATGAAGCCAAAGGCAATGTAAGGATCACCACCAACGAAGGCCAGCGTTTTGCCATGCAGAGCGTATACTGGGACCAGAAAAAGAACCGGATCTATACGCATGACACGGTATTTGTAACCATGGAAGACGGTTCTACCCTGGTAGGAGCCAAAGGAATGACCGCTAAAGACGACTTTTCCGAGTATACGTTCTTTGACAATACCGGGGATTTCAGTTCAAAGCAACTTTCCGAAAGTAAAAGATAA
- a CDS encoding anhydro-N-acetylmuramic acid kinase has protein sequence MTFHAIGLMSGTSLDGLDLCFAEFEKTGTTWTFRILKAETLPYSEDWENKLRNSILLSAQELLELHSEYGYYLGKQVKEFIHRHRLDNISLIASHGHTVFHQPEKKFTLQIGDGRAIKLETGLPVIYDFRSQDVLMGGNGAPLVPIGDELLFSRYSACLNLGGFSNISLSWEGERIAFDIAPVNIVLNYLAQQLHKSFDENGALAEKGHIHEDLLDRLNALDFYHHSHPKSLGVEWCLQHIFPAFENRETTDALATFTEHAAQQISAVINIYPIKDILITGGGAYNTLLIEKIKSKTKASIIIPEKEIIDYKEALIFAFMGVLRMNNEVNVLSSATGSNADHCSGIMA, from the coding sequence ATGACTTTTCACGCAATCGGGCTCATGTCCGGAACAAGTTTAGACGGACTGGATCTCTGTTTTGCCGAATTTGAAAAAACAGGAACCACCTGGACGTTCAGGATCCTTAAGGCTGAAACACTTCCCTACTCTGAAGACTGGGAAAACAAACTCAGGAATTCAATCCTGCTTTCTGCCCAAGAACTGCTGGAACTGCATTCGGAATACGGGTATTACCTCGGAAAACAGGTTAAAGAATTCATTCACAGGCATCGGCTTGACAATATCAGCCTGATCGCATCCCACGGTCACACGGTTTTCCATCAGCCGGAGAAAAAATTCACATTACAGATCGGTGACGGCAGAGCCATCAAACTGGAAACCGGATTACCGGTCATCTATGATTTCAGAAGCCAGGACGTCCTGATGGGCGGCAACGGAGCACCGCTGGTTCCAATCGGTGACGAACTGCTTTTTTCCCGATACAGCGCCTGCCTCAACCTGGGTGGGTTTTCCAATATTTCTTTATCATGGGAAGGAGAAAGGATTGCTTTTGATATCGCACCGGTGAATATTGTCCTGAATTATTTAGCACAGCAGCTTCATAAAAGTTTTGATGAAAATGGTGCCTTAGCAGAAAAGGGGCATATCCATGAAGATTTACTTGACCGGCTTAACGCATTAGACTTCTATCATCATTCCCACCCTAAATCATTAGGCGTGGAATGGTGCCTTCAGCACATATTTCCGGCCTTTGAAAATAGGGAAACCACAGATGCCCTGGCTACCTTTACAGAACATGCGGCCCAGCAGATTTCGGCTGTCATCAATATCTATCCTATAAAAGACATCCTGATTACCGGCGGCGGCGCGTACAATACCCTTCTGATTGAAAAAATAAAGTCAAAGACAAAAGCTTCCATCATCATTCCCGAAAAAGAGATCATCGATTACAAGGAAGCGCTGATATTCGCTTTCATGGGTGTTTTAAGAATGAACAATGAGGTTAATGTGCTGTCTTCTGCAACGGGAAGCAATGCTGATCATTGTTCAGGCATAATGGCTTAA
- a CDS encoding helix-turn-helix domain-containing protein — protein sequence MAPVPQIKTYHFLPCKYGSELLLDIGRIETLKNYVLNTALHQLSFYEIIFIREGSGTFVLDENKILIHPRTVIFTSPGQIRRWEIEEEVRGYTLFFEKDFLHLFFSDELFLYRFQYFHQYSHPSEMQIGEISFGKCLELLQETELEFEHIQNDSNHLIRSLLYQLLILLNRYYADAYHVQRDTFIHPDFYRFRSLLEKKFLEEQTVEAYTKMLNVSPGFLNKICRQFSGLSAQQMIHNKLISEIKKQLYQNKSAKEVGYEFGFSDPSNFNRFFKKITRMTPRQYQKGLK from the coding sequence ATGGCACCAGTTCCCCAGATCAAAACCTATCATTTTCTGCCCTGCAAATATGGTTCAGAGCTGCTACTGGATATCGGGCGTATTGAAACATTAAAAAATTATGTATTGAACACTGCCCTGCATCAGCTCAGTTTTTACGAAATCATTTTCATCCGGGAGGGATCTGGAACATTTGTGCTGGATGAAAATAAAATATTAATACATCCGAGAACCGTTATTTTCACCAGTCCGGGCCAGATTCGCCGATGGGAAATTGAAGAAGAAGTCAGAGGGTATACGCTGTTCTTTGAGAAAGATTTTCTCCACCTGTTTTTTTCGGATGAGTTGTTTCTGTATCGATTTCAATACTTTCACCAATATTCGCATCCGTCAGAAATGCAGATCGGTGAAATATCCTTCGGGAAATGCTTAGAACTTCTGCAAGAAACAGAACTTGAATTTGAACATATTCAGAATGACAGCAATCACCTCATTCGGTCACTTTTATATCAGTTGCTCATCCTGCTCAACCGCTATTATGCGGATGCCTACCATGTTCAGCGGGATACCTTTATCCATCCGGATTTCTACAGATTCCGGTCTTTGCTGGAAAAAAAATTCTTAGAGGAGCAGACTGTTGAAGCCTATACTAAAATGCTGAATGTGAGCCCCGGATTCCTGAATAAGATATGCAGGCAATTCAGTGGTTTATCAGCACAACAGATGATTCATAACAAACTGATTTCGGAAATAAAGAAACAGCTTTATCAGAACAAATCAGCCAAAGAAGTTGGATACGAATTCGGATTTTCAGATCCCTCCAATTTCAACCGCTTCTTTAAAAAAATCACCCGTATGACTCCCCGGCAATACCAAAAGGGGTTAAAATGA
- a CDS encoding orotate phosphoribosyltransferase, whose protein sequence is MNLEGRKIIVNKSSKELTELLKSPENYKNFMPDGLQKFETWEDGFKFGLQGMPEIALKIDEVTDEKAVLKSASSSLDFALTATLKPLSENQTEVQMLFEGKFNPFIKMMVEKPLQNFINTLTDKIEAYK, encoded by the coding sequence ATGAATTTAGAAGGACGAAAAATAATTGTCAATAAATCATCTAAAGAATTAACCGAATTACTGAAATCACCTGAAAATTATAAAAACTTTATGCCGGACGGCCTTCAGAAATTTGAAACCTGGGAGGATGGCTTTAAATTCGGCTTACAGGGCATGCCTGAAATTGCACTGAAGATTGATGAAGTAACCGATGAAAAAGCGGTGCTGAAATCTGCCAGTTCAAGCCTGGACTTTGCACTCACGGCGACGTTAAAACCTTTGAGCGAAAACCAGACTGAAGTACAGATGTTGTTTGAAGGGAAATTCAATCCGTTCATCAAGATGATGGTAGAGAAGCCGTTACAGAATTTTATCAATACGCTGACCGATAAAATCGAAGCTTATAAATAA